One Candidatus Neomarinimicrobiota bacterium genomic window carries:
- a CDS encoding dUTP diphosphatase — MKLYLKPVHPLARAMYRNHGHFHAGDAGLDLFVLDDQTFAPGETQPIPLGIQCEPADGRAYLLIPRSSISKTPLRMANSIGLIDGGYRGELLAVCDNIKPAAHTVHRGDRLFQLVAMDGSPIEYELTDELSTSARGSGGFGSTGS, encoded by the coding sequence ATGAAACTCTACCTCAAGCCCGTCCACCCCCTGGCCCGCGCTATGTACCGCAACCACGGCCACTTCCATGCCGGTGACGCCGGACTCGATCTGTTCGTCCTGGATGATCAGACCTTTGCACCGGGGGAGACCCAGCCCATACCCCTGGGCATTCAGTGCGAACCCGCTGACGGCCGCGCCTATCTGCTCATACCCCGCTCCTCCATCTCGAAAACGCCCCTGCGCATGGCCAACTCCATTGGTCTTATCGATGGCGGCTACCGCGGCGAACTGCTGGCGGTCTGCGATAACATCAAGCCTGCGGCGCATACCGTCCACCGGGGCGACCGCCTGTTTCAACTGGTGGCTATGGACGGCTCACCCATCGAATATGAACTCACCGATGAGCTGTCCACCAGCGCCCGGGGGAGCGGCGGCTTCGGCAGCACCGGGAGCTGA